In one Umezawaea sp. Da 62-37 genomic region, the following are encoded:
- a CDS encoding SRPBCC family protein has protein sequence MRLEHEFTVPAPVGTVWTALLDPERVAPCMPGATLTEVDGARFTGTVKVKLGPITLMYKGSGEFLETDETARRMVMKASGKDVRGNGTAAATVTATLVEVDGGTRAVVVTDLSITGRPAQFGRGLIAEVGGRIIDQFADCLAGSLGTEDAGGPSAADPSDEGTEVTQQHLKAVPDRPGEVEAIDLLGTAGVPVLKRALPLVAGLAVAALVVSRLRRHR, from the coding sequence GTGAGGCTGGAGCACGAGTTCACGGTCCCGGCTCCGGTCGGGACCGTGTGGACCGCGCTCCTCGACCCGGAAAGGGTGGCGCCGTGCATGCCCGGCGCCACCCTCACCGAGGTCGACGGCGCGCGCTTCACCGGCACCGTGAAGGTGAAGCTCGGCCCGATCACCTTGATGTACAAGGGATCGGGCGAGTTCCTGGAGACCGACGAGACCGCGCGCCGGATGGTGATGAAGGCGTCGGGCAAGGACGTGCGCGGCAACGGCACCGCGGCGGCCACCGTCACCGCCACGCTGGTCGAGGTCGACGGCGGCACGCGCGCGGTGGTCGTGACGGACCTGAGCATCACCGGCAGGCCCGCGCAGTTCGGCCGGGGGCTGATCGCCGAGGTCGGCGGCCGGATCATCGACCAGTTCGCCGATTGCCTGGCGGGCAGCCTCGGAACGGAGGACGCTGGTGGCCCGAGCGCAGCCGACCCGTCCGACGAGGGAACCGAAGTGACGCAGCAACACCTCAAGGCCGTTCCCGACCGGCCGGGGGAAGTCGAAGCCATCGACCTGCTCGGCACCGCCGGTGTGCCCGTGCTCAAGCGGGCCCTGCCGCTGGTGGCCGGGCTCGCGGTCGCCGCGCTGGTGGTCTCCAGGCTTCGGCGGCACCGCTGA
- a CDS encoding CapA family protein, whose protein sequence is MLSACTAVAGTPLAASTSADAGPAAPPPPPARSFTLAAGGDILIHPALEEQARADGGGTPDFHPLLEGLRPAVEADLSICHLETPLSAPGEATFGYPAFSAPPEVVKALLDLGYDSCSTASNHTMDRDVRGVRTTLNVLDAAGMKHTGSARTPEEAATPLVLDANGVKVGQVAFTFGFNGIPLPEPWISNQLDPQRVIDAARAAKAAGAEVVVASLHWGTEYEANPNDEQRSMAAKILADPAVDLIIGTHVHTVQPMEQINGKWVVYGMGNEVAKHEEPRGTTEEGLIARFKFVQGPQGWHVEEAKYLPTLVELGPPIRAVDLTSVPPTPRRTEALARTDEIVGRLGAAARGLGR, encoded by the coding sequence GTGCTGTCCGCCTGCACGGCCGTCGCGGGCACGCCGCTCGCCGCGTCGACGTCCGCCGACGCCGGGCCCGCCGCTCCACCGCCACCGCCCGCGCGGTCGTTCACGCTGGCCGCGGGCGGCGACATCCTGATCCACCCCGCCCTGGAGGAGCAGGCCAGGGCGGACGGCGGCGGCACCCCGGACTTCCACCCGCTGCTGGAGGGCCTGCGCCCGGCGGTCGAGGCGGACCTGTCCATCTGCCACCTGGAGACGCCGCTGTCCGCGCCCGGTGAGGCGACGTTCGGATATCCGGCCTTCAGCGCGCCGCCCGAGGTGGTGAAGGCGTTGCTGGACTTGGGTTACGACAGCTGCTCGACGGCGTCGAACCACACGATGGACCGCGACGTGCGGGGCGTGCGGACCACGTTGAACGTGCTGGACGCGGCGGGGATGAAGCACACCGGGTCGGCGCGCACGCCCGAGGAGGCCGCGACCCCGCTGGTCCTGGACGCGAACGGCGTGAAGGTCGGCCAGGTCGCGTTCACCTTCGGCTTCAACGGGATCCCGCTGCCCGAGCCGTGGATCTCGAACCAGCTCGACCCCCAGCGCGTGATCGACGCGGCCCGCGCCGCGAAGGCCGCCGGCGCCGAGGTCGTGGTGGCGAGCCTGCACTGGGGCACGGAGTACGAGGCGAATCCGAACGACGAGCAGCGCTCGATGGCGGCGAAGATCCTCGCCGACCCCGCCGTGGACCTGATCATCGGCACGCACGTGCACACCGTGCAGCCGATGGAGCAGATCAACGGCAAGTGGGTCGTCTACGGCATGGGCAACGAGGTCGCGAAGCACGAGGAGCCCCGCGGCACCACCGAGGAGGGCCTGATCGCCCGCTTCAAGTTCGTGCAGGGGCCGCAGGGCTGGCACGTCGAGGAGGCGAAGTACCTGCCGACGCTGGTGGAGCTGGGCCCGCCGATCCGGGCCGTCGACCTGACCTCGGTCCCGCCGACACCCCGCCGCACCGAGGCGCTGGCCAGGACCGACGAGATCGTCGGCCGCCTCGGAGCGGCCGCGCGGGGGCTTGGTCGTTAA
- a CDS encoding NAD(P)-binding protein, translated as MPGKDAPFHAAEPKTKLLRMPHRSSIAGQLPGIPAVGPVPELPVADVVKMPPRPAGREPLRVDIVGGGPVGLSFACTLKAMMGDQVAVRIFDRRWVQAGGRVRWRDRGEGNVRREQVVTLQSNVWSGLPNKVQRALFVPGRYGEMWPLGPDSPADKGRPRNVKIRWIEDCLIDMAQDVYGIEMVPEAYTAPASWDGTQVLAIADGARSTTREGLKEHFGTPDREFYSIKGKPLEEIVLGIRVKSYIPDEHTVPLTVSQNRYLFNSLGGGFINMRLSAEEASEIVSIGENGPVECIQRYACTMRPDNGRFVCDRHKAVFKPSIDKLSFLWPRIQEGVRFFGASPQDLLGLTSFKLGMQQHSRFTAQLAPNTFGFLIGDAANSLHFWPGRGLNTGVKSAQSLAGALRERWQGRQFRSSDFAAHEGLMQQLQYREKSRAWTVMVMPDDNGLPHGIEQRVRDGLEGPFDRPALTNELWTRMRGIKERLSSRMGNLPDDEWYLSKINGLHIKTLKIMVETGPWITREIGGDEVSVNVEFPQSALIPRSMLPGASLVG; from the coding sequence ATGCCCGGGAAAGACGCGCCTTTCCACGCCGCGGAACCGAAGACGAAGCTGCTCCGGATGCCGCACCGCAGCAGCATCGCCGGTCAGCTCCCCGGCATCCCCGCGGTCGGCCCCGTCCCCGAATTGCCGGTGGCCGACGTCGTCAAGATGCCGCCCCGCCCCGCCGGTCGTGAGCCGCTGCGCGTCGACATCGTCGGCGGTGGCCCGGTCGGGCTGTCGTTCGCCTGCACGCTGAAGGCGATGATGGGCGACCAGGTGGCCGTGCGGATCTTCGACCGCCGCTGGGTCCAGGCGGGCGGACGGGTGCGCTGGCGCGACCGCGGCGAGGGCAACGTGCGCCGCGAGCAGGTAGTGACGTTGCAGAGCAACGTGTGGTCCGGGCTGCCGAACAAGGTGCAGCGCGCGCTGTTCGTGCCCGGCCGCTACGGCGAGATGTGGCCGCTGGGCCCCGACTCCCCGGCGGACAAGGGCAGGCCGCGCAACGTCAAGATCCGCTGGATCGAGGACTGCCTGATCGACATGGCGCAGGACGTGTACGGGATCGAGATGGTCCCGGAGGCGTACACGGCGCCCGCGTCGTGGGACGGCACGCAGGTGCTCGCGATCGCCGACGGCGCCCGGTCGACCACGCGGGAGGGCCTGAAGGAGCACTTCGGCACGCCCGACCGCGAGTTCTACTCGATCAAGGGCAAGCCGCTGGAGGAGATCGTCCTCGGCATCAGGGTCAAGTCCTACATCCCCGACGAGCACACGGTTCCGCTGACCGTGAGCCAGAACCGGTACCTGTTCAACTCGCTCGGCGGCGGCTTCATCAACATGCGGCTCTCGGCCGAGGAGGCCTCCGAGATCGTGTCGATCGGCGAGAACGGGCCGGTCGAGTGCATCCAGCGCTACGCGTGCACCATGCGCCCGGACAACGGCCGGTTCGTCTGCGACCGGCACAAGGCCGTGTTCAAGCCCTCCATCGACAAGCTGTCCTTCCTGTGGCCGAGGATCCAGGAGGGCGTCCGCTTCTTCGGCGCCTCGCCCCAGGACCTGCTCGGCCTCACCTCGTTCAAGCTGGGCATGCAGCAGCACTCCAGGTTCACCGCCCAGCTCGCGCCCAACACGTTCGGCTTCCTCATCGGCGACGCCGCCAACTCCCTGCACTTCTGGCCCGGCCGCGGCCTCAACACCGGCGTGAAGAGCGCGCAGTCGTTGGCGGGCGCGTTGAGGGAACGCTGGCAGGGCAGGCAGTTCCGCTCCTCCGACTTCGCCGCCCACGAGGGCCTCATGCAGCAGCTCCAGTACCGCGAGAAGTCCCGCGCCTGGACCGTCATGGTCATGCCGGACGACAACGGCCTGCCCCACGGCATCGAACAACGCGTCCGCGACGGCCTCGAGGGCCCGTTCGACCGGCCCGCGCTGACCAACGAGCTGTGGACCCGCATGCGCGGCATCAAGGAACGCCTGTCCAGCCGCATGGGCAACCTGCCGGACGACGAGTGGTACCTCAGCAAGATCAACGGGCTGCACATCAAGACGCTCAAGATCATGGTCGAGACCGGCCCGTGGATCACCCGCGAGATCGGCGGCGACGAGGTCTCCGTCAACGTCGAGTTCCCCCAGTCCGCCCTCATCCCGCGCTCGATGCTGCCGGGCGCTTCCCTGGTGGGCTGA
- a CDS encoding DUF433 domain-containing protein codes for MVDKFLDPLLSRKDTARHLVIPESTLNRWLAEQAAGSPLVHGVEPEHVGWPSVPFVAVVEAYVLRSLRDLGLGMAKIRDAAAEIRHAFDTPFGLATRKIATDGIDIFLDYAPDDIARVGDRQRPIREVLDGYLHYIEWDAEDEFAARLRLRQYPDIAPVVIDPRFGRGAPVVEENNVPVEAIVTMWLAGESIDEVAYEYSLEPVQVESICRVWRAA; via the coding sequence GTGGTCGACAAGTTCCTGGATCCGCTGCTCAGCCGCAAGGACACCGCCCGGCACCTCGTCATCCCGGAGTCGACGCTCAACCGCTGGCTGGCGGAGCAGGCCGCGGGATCGCCCTTGGTGCACGGCGTGGAACCCGAACACGTGGGGTGGCCCTCGGTGCCCTTCGTCGCCGTGGTCGAGGCGTACGTGCTGCGGTCGCTGCGCGATCTCGGCCTGGGAATGGCCAAGATCAGGGACGCCGCGGCCGAGATCCGCCACGCCTTCGACACCCCGTTCGGGCTGGCCACCAGGAAGATCGCCACCGACGGCATCGACATCTTCCTCGACTACGCGCCGGACGACATCGCGCGTGTGGGAGACCGGCAGCGACCGATCCGGGAAGTGCTCGACGGCTACCTGCACTACATCGAGTGGGACGCCGAGGACGAGTTCGCCGCTCGACTGCGCCTCCGGCAGTACCCCGACATCGCCCCGGTGGTCATCGACCCGAGGTTCGGCCGGGGAGCGCCCGTGGTCGAGGAGAACAACGTCCCGGTCGAGGCCATCGTGACGATGTGGCTCGCGGGGGAGTCGATCGACGAGGTCGCCTACGAGTACTCGCTGGAGCCGGTCCAGGTCGAGTCGATCTGCCGGGTCTGGCGTGCCGCCTGA
- a CDS encoding GNAT family N-acetyltransferase has product MTPPLPAVEAIRTERLVLEPLRIRHADEMAPLLDDERLHEFIGGRPLTADQLRARYARLAAGGHNGWFNWVVRCDGGAVGTVQATVKGDAADVAWVIETAHQRQGYATEAAKGVVGWLGEHGIRALGAAIHPENHASGAVARKVGLVPTDVVDDDGEVRWVSAAP; this is encoded by the coding sequence ATGACACCACCCCTGCCGGCCGTCGAGGCCATCCGGACCGAGCGGCTCGTCCTCGAGCCGTTGCGGATCCGCCACGCCGACGAGATGGCGCCGCTGCTGGACGACGAGCGCCTGCACGAGTTCATCGGCGGCCGCCCCCTGACGGCCGACCAGCTCCGCGCCCGCTACGCGCGGCTGGCGGCCGGGGGGCACAACGGCTGGTTCAACTGGGTCGTCCGGTGTGACGGGGGCGCGGTGGGGACGGTGCAGGCGACGGTCAAGGGGGACGCGGCGGACGTGGCGTGGGTGATCGAGACCGCCCACCAGCGGCAGGGGTACGCGACCGAGGCCGCCAAGGGGGTGGTCGGGTGGTTGGGGGAGCACGGGATCCGGGCCTTGGGGGCGGCGATCCACCCGGAGAACCACGCGTCGGGTGCGGTGGCGCGGAAGGTGGGGCTGGTGCCGACGGACGTGGTGGACGACGACGGTGAGGTGCGCTGGGTCAGCGCAGCGCCCTGA
- a CDS encoding o-succinylbenzoate synthase: protein MDVSSVRVYSIPMRNRFRGITVREGVLFEGPAGWGEFSPFLDYSDAECVPWLACAEESAGLSWPAPLRTSIPVNCTVPVVDPERAHAIVAASGCSTAKVKVADPGAPLSSDLDRVAAVRDALGPGGKVRVDANTAWDVDTAVAAIRSLDRAAGGLEYVEQPCRTIDELAAVRRRVDVPIAADESIRRAEDPLKVAVAGAADIAVIKVAPLGGVRRALEVAEASGLPCVISSAVETSIGLAAGLALAAALPALDHACGLATLSLLTGDVATDSLRAVDGFLQVPGRAPTPDVFDRFAADEPTTARWLARLERVRALR from the coding sequence GTGGACGTCTCCTCGGTCCGGGTGTACTCGATCCCGATGCGCAACAGGTTCCGCGGCATCACCGTGCGCGAGGGCGTGCTGTTCGAAGGCCCGGCCGGATGGGGCGAGTTCTCGCCGTTCCTGGACTACTCCGACGCCGAGTGCGTGCCGTGGCTGGCGTGCGCGGAGGAGTCCGCGGGCCTGTCGTGGCCCGCGCCGCTGCGCACCTCGATCCCGGTCAACTGCACCGTCCCCGTCGTCGACCCCGAGCGCGCGCACGCCATCGTGGCCGCTTCCGGGTGTTCGACGGCGAAGGTGAAGGTCGCCGATCCGGGCGCCCCGCTGTCCTCCGACCTGGACCGGGTCGCCGCCGTCCGCGACGCCCTCGGCCCCGGCGGCAAGGTGCGGGTGGACGCCAACACGGCCTGGGACGTGGACACCGCGGTCGCCGCCATCCGCTCGCTCGACCGCGCGGCGGGCGGTCTGGAGTACGTGGAGCAGCCGTGCCGGACCATCGACGAGCTGGCGGCCGTGCGGCGGCGGGTGGACGTGCCGATCGCCGCCGACGAGTCGATCCGCCGGGCCGAGGACCCCTTGAAGGTCGCCGTCGCGGGCGCCGCCGACATCGCCGTCATCAAGGTGGCGCCGCTGGGCGGCGTGCGACGCGCGCTGGAGGTGGCCGAGGCCTCCGGCCTGCCGTGCGTGATCTCCTCGGCCGTCGAGACGTCGATCGGCCTGGCCGCGGGCCTCGCACTGGCCGCCGCCCTGCCCGCGCTGGACCACGCCTGCGGCCTGGCGACCCTGTCGCTGCTCACCGGCGACGTCGCGACGGACTCCCTGCGCGCGGTCGACGGCTTCCTCCAGGTTCCGGGCAGGGCCCCGACCCCCGACGTGTTCGACCGCTTCGCCGCCGACGAACCCACCACCGCCCGCTGGCTGGCCCGCCTGGAGCGCGTCAGGGCGCTGCGCTGA
- a CDS encoding DNA repair helicase XPB, with amino-acid sequence MTDGPLIVQSDKTLLLEVDHPLADEARVSIAPFAELERAPEHVHTYRVTPLALWNARAAGHDAEQVVDALVRFSRYPVPQPLLVDVVDTMSRFGRLQLANHPVHGLVLSTVDRAVLEEVLRHKKIAPMIGERIDPDTVVIHASERGRLKQMLLKIGWPAEDLAGYVDGEAHPISLAEDGWKLRDYQRLAAQAFWAGGSGVVVLPCGAGKTLVGAAAMAEAQATTLILVTNTVAGRQWKRELIARTSLTEEEIGEYSGERKEIRPVTIATYQVITRKSKGEYRHLELFDSRDWGLIVYDEVHLLPAPVFRMTADLQSRRRLGLTATLVREDGQEGDVFSLIGPKRYDVPWRDIEAQGWIAPAECTEVRVTLTDNERLQYATAEPEERYKLCSTAHTKMPVVQAILDKHPGEPTLVIGAYLDQLDELGAALNAPIIQGSTKNKEREQLFDAFRKGEIRTLVVSKVANFSIDLPEASVAVQVSGTFGSRQEEAQRLGRLLRPKGDGRQAHFYSVVSRDTLDTDYAAHRQRFLAEQGYAYKIVDADDLLSPKLPEVD; translated from the coding sequence GTGACCGACGGCCCGCTGATCGTCCAGTCAGACAAGACCTTGCTGCTGGAGGTCGACCACCCGCTCGCCGACGAGGCGCGCGTCTCCATCGCGCCGTTCGCCGAACTGGAACGCGCTCCCGAGCACGTGCACACCTACCGGGTCACCCCTCTCGCCTTGTGGAACGCCCGCGCCGCGGGTCACGACGCCGAACAGGTCGTGGACGCGCTGGTGCGGTTCTCCCGCTACCCCGTGCCGCAGCCGCTGCTCGTCGACGTGGTGGACACGATGAGCCGCTTCGGCAGGCTCCAGCTGGCCAACCACCCGGTCCACGGGCTCGTGCTGAGCACTGTGGACCGAGCGGTCCTGGAAGAGGTGCTGCGGCACAAGAAGATCGCGCCGATGATCGGCGAGCGCATCGATCCGGACACGGTGGTGATCCACGCGAGCGAGCGCGGCAGGCTCAAGCAGATGCTGCTGAAGATCGGCTGGCCCGCCGAGGACCTCGCGGGGTACGTCGACGGCGAGGCGCACCCGATCTCGTTGGCCGAGGACGGGTGGAAGCTGCGGGACTACCAGCGGCTGGCCGCGCAGGCGTTCTGGGCGGGCGGCTCCGGCGTCGTGGTGCTCCCCTGCGGTGCGGGCAAGACCCTGGTCGGCGCGGCGGCGATGGCGGAGGCCCAGGCGACCACGCTGATCCTGGTGACGAACACCGTCGCGGGCAGGCAGTGGAAGCGCGAGCTGATCGCGCGGACGTCGCTGACCGAGGAGGAGATCGGCGAGTACTCGGGCGAGCGCAAGGAGATCCGGCCGGTCACCATCGCGACCTACCAGGTGATCACCCGCAAGTCCAAGGGCGAGTACCGGCACCTGGAGCTGTTCGACTCGCGCGACTGGGGGCTGATCGTCTACGACGAGGTGCACCTGCTGCCCGCGCCCGTCTTCCGGATGACGGCGGACCTCCAGTCCCGGCGCAGGCTCGGTCTGACGGCGACGCTGGTGCGCGAGGACGGTCAGGAGGGCGACGTGTTCTCGTTGATCGGGCCGAAGCGCTACGACGTGCCGTGGCGCGACATCGAGGCGCAGGGCTGGATCGCGCCCGCGGAGTGCACCGAGGTGCGGGTCACGCTGACCGACAACGAGCGGCTCCAGTACGCCACGGCGGAACCCGAGGAGCGGTACAAGCTCTGCTCCACCGCGCACACGAAGATGCCGGTGGTGCAGGCGATCCTGGACAAGCACCCCGGTGAGCCGACCCTGGTGATCGGCGCGTACCTGGACCAGCTCGACGAGCTGGGGGCGGCGTTGAACGCGCCGATCATCCAGGGTTCCACGAAGAACAAGGAGCGCGAGCAGCTGTTCGACGCGTTCCGCAAGGGCGAGATCCGCACGCTGGTCGTGTCGAAGGTCGCGAACTTCTCCATCGACCTGCCGGAGGCCTCGGTCGCCGTGCAGGTGTCGGGCACCTTCGGGTCCCGGCAGGAGGAGGCGCAGCGGCTCGGCAGGTTGTTGCGCCCCAAGGGCGACGGCCGTCAGGCGCACTTCTACTCGGTGGTGTCGCGGGACACCCTGGACACCGACTACGCCGCGCACCGGCAGCGGTTCCTCGCCGAGCAGGGCTACGCGTACAAGATCGTCGACGCCGACGACCTGCTGAGCCCGAAGCTGCCCGAGGTCGACTGA
- a CDS encoding ABC transporter substrate-binding protein: MPTRAHVLRRAAALVACALTVVSTTAGCSLLSGGGDSGATDIERNTLRIGVMPVVDVAPLRIAINDKLFEKAGLQVQLVPQTSEEESLKQLDTTLDITWASHVTLFRKAADNTQLQLQGEAYQAGANSMALVSIGSAYDAPAKKPNPRIAVNSVSDIGALTTKAVLETAGIEKQKITFVEMPFEKMQQAMQSQAVDAAWMMEPFITKVQRETGARIVTDTAIGPTKDFPMSGYASSKKFADGNPKALALFRSVLREAQQNATNNKLSVQDVLSSYIDVDQQTAALVSVGTFPLSLNPIRLQRVADMMDTEGVLQNRLDVQQLLPPGTTN, from the coding sequence ATGCCTACCCGAGCGCATGTTCTGCGACGTGCGGCAGCGCTGGTCGCGTGTGCCCTGACCGTCGTCTCGACCACTGCCGGATGCAGTCTGCTGTCCGGCGGCGGCGACAGCGGTGCGACCGACATCGAGCGCAACACCCTCCGGATCGGCGTCATGCCGGTCGTGGACGTGGCACCGCTCCGCATCGCGATCAACGACAAGCTCTTCGAAAAGGCCGGGCTGCAGGTCCAGCTCGTGCCCCAGACCAGCGAGGAGGAGAGCCTCAAGCAGCTCGACACCACGCTGGACATCACCTGGGCGAGCCACGTGACCCTGTTCCGCAAGGCCGCCGACAACACCCAGCTGCAGCTGCAGGGCGAGGCCTACCAGGCGGGCGCCAACTCGATGGCGCTGGTCTCGATCGGATCGGCCTACGACGCGCCCGCGAAGAAGCCCAACCCGCGCATCGCCGTGAACAGCGTGTCCGACATCGGCGCGCTGACCACGAAGGCGGTGCTCGAGACCGCGGGCATCGAGAAGCAGAAGATCACCTTCGTCGAGATGCCGTTCGAGAAGATGCAGCAGGCGATGCAGTCCCAGGCGGTCGACGCCGCGTGGATGATGGAGCCCTTCATCACGAAGGTGCAGCGCGAAACCGGCGCCCGGATCGTCACGGACACGGCGATCGGCCCGACGAAGGACTTCCCGATGTCCGGGTACGCGTCGAGCAAGAAGTTCGCCGACGGCAACCCCAAGGCGCTGGCGCTGTTCCGCTCGGTGCTGCGCGAGGCGCAGCAGAACGCGACGAACAACAAGCTCAGCGTGCAGGACGTGCTGAGCAGCTACATCGACGTCGACCAGCAGACCGCGGCGCTGGTCTCGGTCGGCACCTTCCCGCTGTCGCTCAACCCGATCCGCCTCCAGCGGGTCGCGGACATGATGGACACCGAGGGCGTGCTGCAGAACAGGCTCGACGTGCAGCAGCTGCTGCCACCGGGCACGACGAACTAG